DNA from Streptomyces sp. Edi4:
GTCCTGGTGATCGCTTCGAGGTGGCTGGTGATCCGGTCCCAGGTGAAGTCCCATTCGGCGGTCGGCGGCAGCGGGGCGGAACGGCGCAGCCGGTGCCCCGGGTTGAAGCGGTAGCTCTCCTGCGACCAGCGGCGGGCGGTGCGCAGATCGGTGACGCGGTCGGTCAGGCGCCGCGCCCGGTCGTGCCAGGCCTGCGCGTCCTCCCGGGCCACTTTCCCCTCGCCGAGGCCGTCCGCGACGGCGCGCAGAAGACCGGCACTCTCCTCGGGCAGCCGTCCGCGAAGGTGACGCACGCTGCGCGAGTGCACCGGCGGCAGCACGAGGGCGTTGACCGCGAGCCCGATGGCGGCGCCCAACAGGGTCTCCAGGAACCGGTGCAGAATGTCGAAGCCCGAGTACGTGCCGTAGACCAGGACGAACAGCGCGGCGGTCGGCGCGTTCAGGCCCTGGGTGCCGAACCGGGCGTAGGAGCCGAACAGCATGGTCAGCGGCAGCGCGATGAGCATGGCGAGCATGGTGTCGCCGGTCAGTACGCCGGCGCCCGCCGCGAGCAGGGTGCCTACGACGACGACCACGAACTGCTGCAACGCCGTCTTCAGCGACCGGTAGACCGTGCTCTGCACCAAGAACAGCGCTGTCCAGGGCGCGAGCATCGCCATCGGCGCCTTCCACCACCAGCCCGCGAGTGCCCAGGCGATCAGCGCCGCGGCGGCCGCCTTCAACGCCTGGACTGCGGTGTCCCGTTCGGGTCCGGGACCGCTCAGCGCCCGCCGCGCCGACCGTGCCACGGCCGTGCACTCCCAGCCCGCCCACTGCCTCCACTGGCCGAAGGCCTGGCCCAGCTCTCTCAACGTTCCACCCCGTGCTCGCACCCGCCGCTCGTCGCGGCCGACGGTGACCTGAAGGTCCGTTCGCTCTCGTCGTGCCCCTCGCGCCTAGGGAAGGGGTGAGCCGCCGGTGGCGTTCAGCACCTCGGCGGTGATGAAGCCGGCGTGTTCGGAGGCGAGGAAGACATAGGCGGGCGCCATCTCCGCGGGCTGCGCGGGCCGGCCCAGCGGGGCCTGCTTGCCGAATTCGGCGGTGTCGGGCAGCGTCGCCGGGATCAGTGGCGTCCACACCGGCCCGGGCGCCACGGCGTTGACCCGGATGCCCCGCTCGGCCAGCATCTGGGCCAGCCCCTTGGTGAACGTGACGATCGCGCCCTTGGTCATGGCGTAATCGAGCAGGTGGGGGCTCGGCTGGTAGGCCTGGACCGAGGTGGTGTTGATGACGGAGCCGCCTGCCGGGATGTGCGGCACGGCCATCTTCGTCAGCCAGAACATGCCGTACAGGTTGGTGCGTAGAACGCGGTCGAACTGCTCAGTGGTGATGGCCTCGATGCCGTCCGGCTGGGACATCTGGTACGCGGCGTTGTTCACCAGCACATCGACACGTCCGAATTCGGCGACCGCCCGGTCGATCAGGTCCCGGCACTGCTGCTCGTCGCGGATGTCGCAGGCCACCGGGACGGCCCGGCGTCCCGACTCCTCCACCAGACGCGCGGTCTCGCGGGCGTCCTCCGCTTCCTCGGGCAGGTGGGTGAAGAGCACGTCGGCGCCCTCGCGGGCGTAGGCGAGTGCGACGGCCCGCCCGATGCCCGAGTCGCCGCCGGTGATGACCGCCTTGCGCTCGGTCAGCAGGCCGCTGCCCCGGTACGTCTGTTCACCATGGTCCGGCGGCGGGTCCATCGGGCCGGTCCAGCCGGGGTGCTCCTGGTCCTGCTGCGGCAGATCCGGCTGGGGGTACTTGTCGGTCGGGTCCTGCGGACGGTTCGGGTCGGCCATGGGTTACGCCTTTCCGTGCGGGAGGGATGGAGGCGACAGGAGGGCGTCGACGCTGTCGCGTGCTGCCGTTCAACGGTCGCGGGGTCGTGGGGTGCGTCCCCTTGAGTCACGGGCCAGCCGCACGGCCGGGTTCGCCTCGCACCGTCCTGTCTCGGCGCGCCCCTTCGACGGCGGACGGCTACGGGTCGCGGGGTACCGTCCCGGGCCCGGCTCGGCGCCGTCCTGCGTCCGTCTCGGTGGGTGCAGAGTGCAGGTAACCCCGATGGACGCAGGTATGCGCCGCTCGGGGTCAGTTGTCGCGACTGCGGGTCCGCGGAAGGCGAGTCGTCGGAGGAAACGAGTGGTTCGCCGGAGCGAGTGGTCCGCAGAAGCGAGTGGTTCGCTCAGGTTAGTGGTCCGCGGGGGCGAGTGGTTCGCCGGAGGCTGTGCCGCCGCCGGGTCACTCTCGGTCGTCGCGCTCCCCTGGGCCGGGTGACGAAGGAGGAGTGTCCCAGGAGTCCGCCCCGGGCTGGGGCGCAGGCGGGGGCGGCGGCTTGCGCGCGGCCCGGCGGCGGCCGGTCCAGAACATCGCGAGGAGTCCGCCCACCACCACCAATCCCACGATGACCAGGAGCAGCGTCGTGGCGGGCCCTGCGGCGAGGACCTGCGAAGTCGGGTGAGCGATGACCATGTGCTCGAACTCCTCTGCGTTGCTACCGAGGGCCGGCGCGCCCCCGCACGGCCGGTACCGGATGACATACCTCTGCTACCCGAATATGCCCACACATCTCGGACGCCTGCTCCATGGGGACCATCACCGGCCCCATCACCGGCCCTTACCGGCGGGCGGGCGCGCGCAGCCACAGCACGGGCCGGAGACCGCCACGGACGGCGGGCGCGAATGGGTGAAGTCTGTTTCGGCCTCCGAAAAGCGACGGTTTACGCCTGTACGTCCGGTTGACTGTGAGCCGGCCGGTCCTCCGTACCCCTGACACCAGAGAGCGGTGACGCATGCTGCTGTTTCGCAGGCGGCGAGAGCACGCCCGTGCTGTCGCGCGGGAGGCGGTAGGGACCGGGTTCACGGCGGTGGACCGGCGCTCCCCGCTGGCCGAGGCGGCCAAGGCGCTGCTGCGGAAGGCGTTTCCCGACCACTGGAGCTTCCTGCTCGGGGAGCTGGCGCTGTACAGCCTGGTGGTCCTGCTGCTCACCGGGACGTGGCTGACGCTGTTCTTCGAGCCGGGCACGAAGGACGTGCTGTACGACGGGGGTTACGTACCGCTCCAGGGGCTTCGCATGTCGGCGGCGTACAGCTCCACGCTGCACATCACCTTCGACATCCGCGGCGGCCTCCTGATCCGCCAGATGCACCACTGGGCGGCGCTGATCTTCATGGCCGCGATCAGCGTGCACATGCTGCGGATCTTCTTCACCGGTTCCTTCCGCAGGCCGCGTGAGTTCAACTGGGCGATCGGTGTCTCGCTGTTCTTCCTCTCGATGCTCGAGGGGTTCTGTGGTTACTCCCTCCCTGACGACCTGCTGTCCGGCACGGGGCTGCGCACCGCCAACACCATCGTCATGTCGATCCCGGTCGTGGGCACCTATCTGGCGTACCTGCTGTGGGACGGGACCTTCCCCGGCCACCTCCTGAACAACCGGCTGTACATC
Protein-coding regions in this window:
- a CDS encoding FUSC family protein, whose amino-acid sequence is MRELGQAFGQWRQWAGWECTAVARSARRALSGPGPERDTAVQALKAAAAALIAWALAGWWWKAPMAMLAPWTALFLVQSTVYRSLKTALQQFVVVVVGTLLAAGAGVLTGDTMLAMLIALPLTMLFGSYARFGTQGLNAPTAALFVLVYGTYSGFDILHRFLETLLGAAIGLAVNALVLPPVHSRSVRHLRGRLPEESAGLLRAVADGLGEGKVAREDAQAWHDRARRLTDRVTDLRTARRWSQESYRFNPGHRLRRSAPLPPTAEWDFTWDRITSHLEAITRTLATAAANDADQPVLPGPAPAVVAELLRAASDVCALDDTVERSQATERGSDEQTGERVQERRDALRRAYAAENELTSVFRERGDAWQDTLAAVTADTIRLIGDLSELAGPDPDDATDDATDQGGTSTPKEHGSGE
- a CDS encoding SDR family oxidoreductase, whose amino-acid sequence is MADPNRPQDPTDKYPQPDLPQQDQEHPGWTGPMDPPPDHGEQTYRGSGLLTERKAVITGGDSGIGRAVALAYAREGADVLFTHLPEEAEDARETARLVEESGRRAVPVACDIRDEQQCRDLIDRAVAEFGRVDVLVNNAAYQMSQPDGIEAITTEQFDRVLRTNLYGMFWLTKMAVPHIPAGGSVINTTSVQAYQPSPHLLDYAMTKGAIVTFTKGLAQMLAERGIRVNAVAPGPVWTPLIPATLPDTAEFGKQAPLGRPAQPAEMAPAYVFLASEHAGFITAEVLNATGGSPLP
- a CDS encoding DUF6479 family protein encodes the protein MVIAHPTSQVLAAGPATTLLLVIVGLVVVGGLLAMFWTGRRRAARKPPPPPAPQPGADSWDTPPSSPGPGERDDRE